A window from Suncus etruscus isolate mSunEtr1 chromosome 18, mSunEtr1.pri.cur, whole genome shotgun sequence encodes these proteins:
- the UNC5CL gene encoding LOW QUALITY PROTEIN: UNC5C-like protein (The sequence of the model RefSeq protein was modified relative to this genomic sequence to represent the inferred CDS: inserted 1 base in 1 codon; deleted 1 base in 1 codon; substituted 4 bases at 4 genomic stop codons): protein MCSHESSLXLTQFLLLVVVPMVSVLLLAPCLQXHHFLXLWRNWNLDNCHKKTSIITHSLPEIESSKQSLLAPLQKIDAFYQELHKPTXSKTIIYQQWSCPFSVPNDLQRICSGPVLLQLDMLCSPMVTGQXHLLLHVYFHSMWNINKFLSQQCSHAMAILELFEKQNGSLLQHYLIMAMVHLDCASVILNYLYGSRTGPVHGLP, encoded by the exons ATGTGCTCCCATGAGAGTTCTTTGTAACTTACCCAGTTTCTCCTACTAGTGGTTGTCCCAATGGTGAGTGTGCTCCTTCTGGCCCCATGCCTTCAATGACACCACTTTCTTTGACTGTGGAGGAACTGGAATCTGGATAATTGCCATAAAAAAACCAGTATTATCACCCACTCCTTACCAGAAATTGAATCCTCAAAACAGAGCCTTCTGGCACCACTA CAAAAAATAGATGCCTTCTACCAGGAGCTGCACAAACCTACTTAAAGCAAGACCATCATCTATCAACA GTGGAGTTGCCCTTTCTCTGTCCCAAATGACCTTCAAAGAATATGCTCTGGTCCTGTTCTG CTTCAACTGGATATGTTATGCTCACCAATGGTGACTGGGC TTCACCTGCTGCTGCATGTCTACTTCCACAGCATGTGGAACATCAACAA GTTCCTGTCACAACAGTGTAGCCATGCCATGGCCATCCTTGAGCTGTTTGAGAAGCAGAATGGCAGCCTGTTGCAACACTACCTCATAATGGCCATGGTGCATCTGGACTGTGCCTCTGTTATCCTGAACTATCTTTATGGGAGCAGAACAGGCCCAGTGCATGGGTTGCCCTAG